The Cystobacter fuscus DSM 2262 genome includes a region encoding these proteins:
- a CDS encoding amidohydrolase family protein, translating into MLLGVCFLFLCLAVPLPGCVHDSGSGPARSAEAVAFIGVNVVPMESERVLPEQTVIVRDGLISAMGPSSAITVPAGAQRIEAKGRYLMPGLSDFHIHLHSDEQLLSYLAHGVTTVFELNGTPRHLKLREQIAKGQVLGPRLYTSSPLMDGGPEGGIVVSVNSPEQARQAVVRQKREGYDAIKVYDNVPPGVYEQLVATAREQKLPVMGHVPRTVGVDAVLRARQAFISHGIEYFLAGSRDESRIPGFALGTKAAGTTVVPDLSHVHTSLKMMEDLEGVFSDPEARYLSPKVMSDWRYSNPTRRVDVRQFSERQRAAYPYVQHLTLSLQRAGVRLVLGTNASDAGLFPGKTVHLELAELVGAGLSPYEALATSTRNPAAFIEEHVDPAARFGTVAVGQHADLLLLPGNPLEDVGQAGQALGVMVRGQWLTREQLQRMRDKVAESFNR; encoded by the coding sequence ATGCTCCTGGGTGTCTGCTTCCTGTTCCTCTGCCTCGCGGTGCCACTGCCGGGGTGCGTGCACGACTCCGGGTCCGGGCCCGCCAGGTCGGCCGAGGCGGTGGCCTTCATCGGGGTGAATGTCGTCCCCATGGAGTCCGAGCGCGTGCTGCCGGAGCAGACGGTCATCGTGCGCGATGGGCTCATCTCGGCCATGGGTCCCTCCTCGGCCATCACCGTGCCGGCGGGCGCCCAGCGCATCGAGGCCAAGGGCCGCTATCTGATGCCCGGCCTGTCGGACTTCCACATCCACCTGCACTCGGACGAGCAGCTCCTGTCGTACCTGGCCCATGGCGTCACCACCGTCTTCGAGCTGAACGGCACCCCACGCCACCTGAAGCTGCGCGAGCAGATCGCCAAGGGCCAGGTGCTCGGCCCCCGGCTCTACACGAGCAGTCCGCTCATGGATGGAGGCCCCGAGGGGGGCATCGTGGTGTCGGTGAACTCGCCCGAGCAGGCGCGCCAGGCGGTGGTGCGCCAGAAGCGCGAGGGCTACGACGCCATCAAGGTCTACGACAACGTCCCGCCGGGGGTGTACGAGCAGCTGGTGGCCACGGCGCGCGAGCAGAAGCTGCCGGTGATGGGGCATGTGCCGCGCACGGTGGGCGTGGACGCGGTGCTGCGCGCGCGCCAGGCGTTCATCTCCCACGGCATCGAGTACTTCCTCGCTGGCTCCCGCGACGAATCACGCATCCCCGGCTTCGCGCTCGGCACGAAGGCGGCGGGGACGACGGTGGTGCCGGATCTGTCGCATGTCCACACGTCCTTGAAGATGATGGAGGACCTGGAGGGCGTCTTCTCGGACCCCGAGGCGCGCTACCTGTCCCCGAAGGTGATGAGCGACTGGCGCTACTCCAACCCGACGCGCCGGGTGGACGTGCGGCAGTTCTCCGAGCGGCAGCGGGCGGCGTACCCCTACGTGCAGCACCTCACCCTGTCGCTGCAGCGCGCCGGCGTGCGGCTGGTGCTGGGCACGAACGCGTCGGACGCGGGGCTCTTTCCCGGCAAGACGGTGCACCTGGAGCTGGCGGAGCTGGTGGGGGCGGGCCTGTCGCCCTACGAGGCCCTGGCGACGAGCACGCGCAACCCCGCGGCCTTCATCGAGGAGCACGTGGACCCGGCGGCGCGCTTCGGCACGGTGGCGGTGGGCCAGCACGCGGATCTGCTGCTCTTGCCGGGCAATCCCCTGGAGGATGTCGGGCAGGCGGGGCAGGCGCTCGGGGTGATGGTGCGGGGCCAGTGGCTGACGCGCGAGCAACTGCAGCGCATGCGGGACAAGGTGGCCGAGTCCTTCAACCGGTGA
- a CDS encoding lycopene cyclase domain-containing protein, whose protein sequence is MMESRWAYLIHLMAWAGPFIALQLGVLVFYFRERSWAVLRAALVPAGVMGVYLSVADHLAIREGIWSFGEGKHLGIYIGAVPLEELLFFLLTSVMVALGLTLFAALLARREARVP, encoded by the coding sequence ATGATGGAGTCGCGCTGGGCGTACCTCATCCACCTGATGGCGTGGGCGGGCCCCTTCATCGCGCTGCAACTCGGGGTGCTGGTGTTCTACTTCCGCGAGCGTTCCTGGGCGGTGCTGCGCGCGGCGCTCGTGCCGGCGGGCGTCATGGGCGTCTACCTGTCGGTGGCGGATCACCTGGCCATTCGCGAGGGCATCTGGAGCTTCGGGGAGGGCAAGCACCTGGGCATCTACATCGGCGCGGTGCCGCTCGAGGAGCTGCTCTTCTTCCTGCTCACCAGCGTCATGGTGGCCCTGGGCCTGACGCTCTTCGCCGCCCTGCTGGCCCGGCGCGAGGCGCGCGTGCCGTGA
- a CDS encoding phytoene desaturase family protein yields the protein MKSMRVAVVGGGIGGLTAAGLLAREGHDVTLFEGGPHLGGKAQSVQVGGLRLDTGPTLLTLPDVVRGLFESLGAADLLPPFLELEAQCTYHFADGCGFVAHKDLERTADSAARLRPSEGKGVHGFYAEAEHIWRAAGEPYLEAPFEGMAGFMSRVMRRGMVAVARGMKLSTLDDLARAHFKTEHMWQFVGRFATYAGASPYAASAAYALVPHIERAYGVHHVRGGIGALVDALGAAVARLGVKVHLNTRVHYQREGHGYRVGPSGGEERFDSVVVNADPLDKLGRGSEPLSLSGHVLLLEVDGRPALPHHTVLFSRDYRREFDELFAGQLAADPTVYFCNPAATDDTVAPPDKTGLFVMVNAPALPREPAAAERAAAEWELHGERVKAQMFDKLLTHYPELRGRMRVVAQRSPVDLAALGAPGGSIYGFLPHGRFGPFRRPRIRGGTPGLFFAGGGTHPGGGVPLVMLSGQFAARMASAHLRSGG from the coding sequence ATGAAGTCCATGCGTGTCGCGGTGGTGGGTGGTGGAATCGGAGGACTGACGGCCGCCGGACTGCTGGCCAGGGAGGGTCATGACGTCACCCTCTTCGAGGGCGGTCCCCACCTCGGCGGCAAGGCGCAGTCCGTGCAGGTGGGCGGACTGCGGCTGGACACCGGGCCCACGCTGCTCACGCTCCCGGACGTCGTGCGCGGGCTGTTCGAGTCGCTGGGCGCGGCGGATCTGCTGCCGCCCTTCCTCGAGCTGGAGGCGCAGTGCACCTACCACTTCGCGGACGGGTGCGGCTTCGTGGCCCACAAGGACCTCGAGCGCACCGCGGACAGCGCCGCGCGGCTGCGTCCCAGCGAGGGCAAGGGCGTGCACGGCTTCTACGCGGAGGCCGAGCACATCTGGCGCGCCGCGGGCGAGCCCTACCTGGAGGCCCCCTTCGAGGGCATGGCGGGCTTCATGTCCCGGGTGATGCGCCGGGGCATGGTGGCCGTGGCCCGGGGCATGAAGCTGTCCACCCTGGATGACCTGGCGCGGGCGCATTTCAAGACGGAGCACATGTGGCAATTCGTGGGCCGCTTCGCCACGTACGCGGGGGCATCGCCCTACGCGGCGAGCGCGGCCTACGCCCTGGTGCCTCACATCGAGCGCGCGTACGGCGTGCACCACGTGCGGGGCGGGATTGGGGCGCTGGTGGACGCGCTCGGGGCGGCGGTGGCGCGCCTGGGCGTGAAGGTGCACCTGAACACGCGCGTGCACTACCAGCGCGAGGGCCACGGCTACCGGGTGGGTCCTTCCGGCGGCGAGGAGCGCTTCGACTCGGTGGTGGTGAACGCGGACCCGCTGGACAAGCTGGGCCGCGGAAGCGAGCCGCTGTCGCTGTCGGGCCATGTGCTGCTCTTGGAGGTGGACGGCCGTCCCGCCCTGCCGCACCACACCGTGCTCTTCAGCCGGGACTACCGGCGCGAGTTCGACGAGCTGTTCGCGGGCCAGCTCGCGGCGGATCCCACCGTGTACTTCTGCAACCCCGCGGCGACGGATGACACGGTGGCGCCGCCGGACAAGACGGGCCTGTTCGTCATGGTGAATGCCCCGGCGCTGCCGCGCGAGCCCGCTGCCGCCGAGCGCGCCGCGGCGGAGTGGGAGCTGCACGGCGAGCGCGTGAAGGCGCAGATGTTCGACAAGCTGCTCACCCACTACCCGGAGCTGCGTGGGCGCATGCGCGTGGTGGCCCAGCGCTCGCCGGTGGACCTGGCGGCGTTGGGTGCGCCCGGCGGCTCCATCTACGGCTTCCTGCCCCACGGCCGCTTCGGTCCCTTCCGCCGTCCGCGCATCCGGGGAGGCACGCCCGGACTCTTCTTCGCGGGCGGAGGCACGCACCCCGGCGGAGGCGTTCCCCTGGTGATGCTCTCGGGCCAGTTCGCCGCCCGCATGGCGTCCGCGCACCTGAGGAGCGGCGGATGA
- a CDS encoding carotenoid 1,2-hydratase translates to MRRLDFLTPRALRGESWLDALPKLPETAGAYRWFYADVTAGEYSAVFIFMLGSLFSPRYSVGAPRGALPLQHSAVNFALYHRGRGVRWVLSEYPRASVCQSGRELLIGRSRLEYTREGQVCLEVDERCAPFGGALRARLVLQPESFSTEEVQLVPGVPHYWRALAPRARAWLSVDSEGVQVEGHGYHDTNHGAELLGARLPGWYWARQHGPEETVVEYHLPGGVAPLRVTASARGTSCERWPVRAEPLSTRMTGWGLRVPERLVSGPGGTTEPRLLESSPFYARLEARQGGLDVMGEVADFRRFHSPFIRWMAHFRTRVERQA, encoded by the coding sequence ATGAGGCGCCTGGATTTCCTGACGCCGCGTGCCCTCCGGGGCGAGTCGTGGCTGGACGCGCTGCCGAAGCTGCCGGAGACCGCCGGGGCCTATCGCTGGTTCTACGCCGACGTGACGGCGGGCGAGTACAGCGCCGTCTTCATCTTCATGCTCGGCTCGCTCTTCTCCCCGCGCTACTCGGTGGGGGCGCCGCGGGGCGCGCTGCCCCTGCAACACAGCGCGGTGAACTTCGCGCTCTACCACCGCGGCCGCGGAGTGCGCTGGGTGCTCAGCGAGTATCCCCGGGCGTCGGTGTGCCAGTCGGGCCGGGAGCTGCTCATCGGCCGCTCGCGCCTGGAGTACACGCGGGAGGGCCAGGTGTGCCTGGAGGTGGATGAGCGGTGCGCGCCCTTTGGCGGAGCGCTGCGCGCGCGGCTGGTGCTCCAGCCCGAGTCCTTCTCGACCGAGGAGGTGCAACTGGTGCCGGGCGTGCCGCACTACTGGCGGGCGCTGGCGCCCCGGGCGAGGGCGTGGCTGTCGGTGGACTCCGAGGGCGTGCAGGTCGAGGGCCACGGCTACCACGACACCAACCATGGCGCGGAGCTGCTGGGCGCGCGGCTGCCGGGCTGGTACTGGGCGCGGCAACACGGGCCGGAGGAGACGGTGGTGGAGTACCACCTGCCGGGTGGAGTGGCTCCCCTGCGCGTGACGGCGAGTGCCCGGGGCACGTCGTGTGAGCGGTGGCCGGTGCGCGCGGAGCCGCTGAGCACGCGCATGACGGGATGGGGCCTGCGCGTGCCGGAGCGGCTGGTGTCGGGCCCCGGGGGGACGACCGAGCCCCGGTTGCTGGAGTCCTCTCCCTTCTATGCCCGGCTGGAGGCACGCCAGGGCGGGCTGGATGTGATGGGGGAGGTGGCGGACTTCCGGCGCTTCCACTCGCCCTTCATCCGCTGGATGGCGCACTTCCGCACGCGCGTGGAGCGCCAGGCATGA
- a CDS encoding ester cyclase gives MDAAKARQFYEDFLNTLYIQRNVGRLGDFIAANIVSHPVYPGQTPGIQGFEQMTRAFLDTFSDISFRVDSFSQEGETFSCQLVMKAKHIGTFMGIPATGRTAEVVDNLRYRLENGKIVEYWSNVDTQSLQRQLSAA, from the coding sequence ATGGACGCCGCGAAGGCCCGTCAGTTCTACGAGGATTTCCTCAACACGCTCTACATCCAGCGCAATGTGGGGCGACTGGGCGACTTCATCGCCGCGAACATCGTCTCCCACCCCGTCTATCCGGGGCAGACCCCCGGCATCCAGGGCTTCGAGCAGATGACTCGCGCCTTCCTGGACACCTTCTCCGACATCAGCTTCCGCGTCGACAGCTTCTCCCAGGAGGGAGAGACCTTCTCGTGTCAGCTCGTCATGAAGGCCAAGCACATCGGCACCTTCATGGGCATCCCGGCCACCGGCCGCACGGCGGAGGTCGTGGACAACCTGCGCTACCGGCTCGAGAACGGGAAGATCGTCGAGTACTGGAGCAACGTGGACACCCAGTCGCTGCAGCGCCAGTTGAGCGCGGCCTGA
- a CDS encoding phytoene/squalene synthase family protein translates to MKSRDESLVARGYRMAEQVTRHHAKSFFFASFMLFGMRRKAAFALYAFCRRLDDMVDVADGADKGAVPADLAERLTRARRAVAELFLDTPELADPRLPPPATRASGGEGPWHPAELAALVDCIQRFRVPEYPMQELISGMEMDLTIRRYDTWSQLDLYCYRVAGVVGLMMAAMLGCSEEWALGPAADLGRGMQLTNILRDVGEDLERDRVYLPLEELAAFGLSLEDLRRGVVDERWRDFMRWQIARARAYYERAAAGIPALSGFGSQRMVMLMGSIYGDILRVIEERDFDVFSGRSAVTKSRKFALATHALVRPATVPLMHVRAPGEAALPLLPSTRAVTTGSMP, encoded by the coding sequence ATGAAGTCGCGGGACGAGAGCCTGGTAGCACGGGGTTACCGGATGGCGGAGCAGGTGACCCGGCACCATGCCAAGAGTTTCTTCTTCGCCTCGTTCATGTTGTTCGGCATGAGGCGCAAGGCGGCCTTCGCCCTCTACGCCTTCTGCCGGCGGCTGGACGACATGGTGGACGTGGCGGACGGGGCGGACAAGGGCGCGGTGCCCGCGGACCTGGCCGAGCGGCTGACCCGCGCGCGGCGCGCCGTGGCCGAGCTCTTCCTGGACACCCCCGAGCTGGCGGACCCCCGCCTGCCTCCGCCCGCCACGCGCGCCAGCGGTGGCGAGGGGCCGTGGCACCCCGCGGAGCTGGCCGCGCTCGTGGACTGCATCCAGCGCTTCCGCGTGCCCGAGTACCCCATGCAGGAGCTCATCTCCGGCATGGAGATGGACCTGACGATCCGCCGCTACGACACCTGGTCGCAGCTGGACTTGTACTGCTACCGGGTGGCCGGCGTGGTGGGGCTGATGATGGCGGCCATGCTCGGGTGCTCCGAGGAGTGGGCGCTCGGGCCCGCGGCGGACCTGGGCCGGGGCATGCAGCTCACCAACATCCTCCGGGACGTGGGCGAGGACCTGGAGCGCGACCGCGTCTACCTGCCCCTGGAGGAGCTGGCGGCCTTCGGGCTGTCGTTGGAGGACCTGCGCCGGGGCGTGGTGGATGAGCGCTGGCGCGACTTCATGCGCTGGCAGATCGCCCGGGCGCGCGCCTACTACGAGCGCGCCGCGGCGGGCATCCCCGCGCTGTCGGGCTTCGGCTCGCAGCGCATGGTGATGCTCATGGGCTCCATCTATGGAGACATCCTGCGCGTCATCGAGGAGCGCGATTTCGACGTCTTCTCGGGCCGCTCGGCGGTGACGAAGTCGCGCAAGTTCGCGCTGGCCACCCACGCGCTCGTGCGGCCCGCGACGGTGCCCCTCATGCACGTGCGCGCGCCGGGTGAGGCGGCGCTGCCCCTGCTGCCGTCCACGCGCGCCGTCACGACGGGATCCATGCCATGA
- a CDS encoding lysophospholipid acyltransferase family protein: MIHAAKGGLPGWMVDTYVGWKFRSSFRGLWVRGALEDGVTGRLVYANHSNWWDGFVLHQLGRAAGWDTYCVMEEKNLARYRFLSRIGAFSIRRGEAASSLETLRYASSLLARSRAAVCIFPEGELRPHGVRSLKLERGVELLARVSGARCVPLCIRYAFFEHERPDVLVEVGESHAAAPLERYRKELEAAARRLEAATSLEGFTQVVSGARGVAERWDAVRGHG; this comes from the coding sequence GTGATACACGCGGCCAAGGGCGGACTTCCGGGATGGATGGTCGACACCTACGTGGGCTGGAAGTTCCGCTCGTCCTTCCGGGGCCTGTGGGTGCGCGGAGCGCTGGAGGACGGCGTGACCGGGCGCCTCGTCTATGCGAACCACTCCAACTGGTGGGATGGCTTCGTGCTGCACCAACTTGGCCGGGCGGCGGGTTGGGACACATACTGTGTCATGGAGGAGAAGAACCTGGCGCGCTATCGCTTCCTGTCGCGCATCGGTGCCTTCAGCATCCGGCGGGGTGAGGCGGCCTCGTCCCTGGAGACGCTGCGCTACGCGAGTTCGCTGCTCGCCCGGTCCCGGGCAGCGGTGTGCATCTTCCCGGAGGGAGAGCTGCGGCCCCACGGCGTGCGCTCGCTGAAGCTGGAGCGCGGGGTGGAGCTGCTCGCGCGGGTGAGCGGGGCGCGCTGCGTTCCGCTCTGCATCCGCTACGCCTTCTTCGAGCACGAGCGGCCGGACGTGCTGGTGGAGGTGGGCGAGTCACACGCGGCGGCCCCCCTGGAGCGCTACCGCAAGGAGCTGGAGGCGGCGGCACGGCGGCTGGAGGCGGCGACGAGTCTGGAGGGCTTCACCCAGGTGGTGTCCGGCGCCCGGGGCGTGGCCGAACGTTGGGACGCGGTGCGTGGCCATGGCTGA
- a CDS encoding MerR family transcriptional regulator has translation MAERTYRIHIAAEFSGVRVELIRAWERRYGVLSPQRTPSGYRVYTDRDVALLRRLKQLTEEGVSISEAAKMLPQLLAEIDAAQPSQSPPPEPSDGSVASWREEVLAAVKALDQRRVSETLDEVLAALSPLKAYEDVLVPLQQEVGELWHQGVFTVGQEHLVTQEIRARLISLLHSAPNKGPRHALLACFPEEQHELGLLGMALRLRYSGMTVTLLGQRTPTDDVVRMARALEVDLVGLSSVVDPGAQEFEEILTRVIRGLASGMAVWVGGRAVLQYRALCERLGVRVFEHAADWPRLLGG, from the coding sequence ATGGCTGAGCGCACCTATCGCATTCACATCGCCGCCGAGTTCTCCGGCGTGAGGGTGGAGCTCATCCGCGCCTGGGAGCGGCGCTATGGGGTGCTCTCGCCCCAGCGCACGCCCTCGGGCTACCGGGTGTACACGGACCGGGACGTGGCACTGCTGCGGCGGCTCAAGCAGCTCACCGAGGAGGGCGTGTCCATCAGCGAGGCGGCGAAGATGCTGCCTCAGTTGCTGGCGGAAATCGACGCGGCCCAGCCTTCCCAGTCTCCGCCTCCGGAGCCGAGCGACGGCAGCGTGGCCTCCTGGCGCGAGGAGGTGCTGGCGGCGGTCAAGGCGTTGGATCAACGCCGGGTGTCGGAGACGCTGGACGAGGTGCTCGCGGCGCTCTCTCCGTTGAAGGCCTACGAGGACGTGCTGGTGCCCCTGCAGCAGGAAGTGGGAGAGCTGTGGCACCAGGGCGTCTTCACGGTGGGGCAGGAGCACCTGGTGACGCAGGAGATCCGCGCGCGGCTCATCAGCCTGCTCCACTCCGCGCCCAACAAGGGACCGCGGCACGCGCTCCTGGCGTGCTTCCCGGAGGAGCAACACGAGCTGGGCCTGCTGGGCATGGCGCTGCGGCTGCGCTACTCCGGGATGACGGTGACGCTGCTGGGCCAGCGCACGCCCACCGACGATGTGGTCCGCATGGCGCGGGCGCTCGAGGTGGACCTCGTGGGCCTGTCGTCGGTGGTGGACCCCGGTGCCCAGGAGTTCGAGGAGATCCTCACCCGGGTCATCCGTGGCCTCGCCTCGGGCATGGCCGTCTGGGTGGGAGGACGGGCGGTGCTCCAGTACCGGGCGCTGTGCGAGCGCCTGGGCGTGCGCGTCTTCGAGCACGCCGCCGACTGGCCACGGCTCCTGGGAGGGTAG
- a CDS encoding lycopene cyclase domain-containing protein — MTYARFLGLFVVLPIILLAVRYRRVLTGRALLPLVPLLAIVYVATCPWDNLAVKWGLWRFKPELIWGIVVGYLPLEEYLFFGLQTLLVGVWVLARLRRVSLAPAARKSPASPPVSVGPGRLDSKLGSKEVVS, encoded by the coding sequence ATGACCTACGCACGTTTCCTGGGCCTGTTCGTCGTGCTGCCCATCATCTTGCTGGCGGTGCGCTATCGGCGCGTGCTCACCGGGCGGGCCCTGCTGCCCCTGGTGCCCCTGCTGGCCATCGTCTACGTGGCCACGTGCCCCTGGGACAACCTGGCGGTGAAGTGGGGGCTGTGGCGCTTCAAGCCGGAGCTCATCTGGGGCATCGTCGTGGGCTACCTGCCCCTGGAGGAGTACCTCTTCTTCGGTCTGCAGACGCTGCTGGTGGGGGTGTGGGTGCTCGCGCGGCTGCGCCGGGTGTCCCTGGCGCCCGCTGCCCGCAAGTCCCCCGCGAGCCCTCCGGTGTCCGTGGGCCCGGGCCGGCTGGACTCCAAGCTGGGCTCCAAGGAGGTGGTGTCATGA
- a CDS encoding glycosyltransferase — MSTWAALAMAWGGLAGGFSAVALARLMRRRPAAASTRVPVLLLRPVDAPTPREVENLATPIDYPGPLEHVVLAPERPPLPEHVRWVPSEPSTPNRKVGHLLHALRVLPREGRVVLVVDADVVVTGELVAGLAAPVAAGVALSTAVPTPVGARGLSGRAVAALLRRTHHSFRALHVMSAGAAAVCGKALGLSDRAVEELPALADHIGEDLELSKRLHARGLGVALCEVPAVVPLAAGDWDAALARFTRWMQVLRSHRPGLYPTVPLLFTPTWPLLVLGMAVGSPGLLGCVAALVAVRTLLSWRLAWLSAPGAHAGGSEGGALRFALDWLLGEALLLAAFVRSLAHPPRVTWRGRVYALHPGGRMSPGWTELKQEGGV, encoded by the coding sequence ATGAGCACGTGGGCGGCCCTGGCGATGGCCTGGGGAGGACTGGCCGGTGGCTTCAGCGCGGTGGCGTTGGCGCGCCTCATGCGGCGGCGTCCGGCGGCGGCCTCCACGCGGGTGCCGGTGTTGTTGCTGCGTCCGGTGGATGCGCCCACGCCCCGCGAGGTGGAGAACCTGGCCACGCCCATCGACTACCCGGGCCCGTTGGAGCACGTGGTGCTCGCCCCCGAGCGACCGCCCCTGCCCGAGCACGTGCGCTGGGTGCCGAGCGAGCCCTCGACGCCCAACCGCAAGGTGGGGCACCTGCTGCACGCGCTGAGGGTGCTGCCCCGGGAGGGCCGGGTGGTGCTGGTGGTGGACGCGGACGTGGTGGTGACGGGCGAGCTGGTGGCGGGTCTGGCGGCGCCGGTGGCGGCGGGCGTGGCGCTGAGCACGGCGGTGCCCACGCCGGTGGGCGCGCGGGGGCTCTCCGGACGGGCCGTGGCCGCGCTGCTGCGTCGCACGCACCACAGCTTCCGGGCGCTGCACGTGATGAGCGCCGGGGCGGCGGCGGTGTGTGGCAAGGCGCTCGGGCTGAGTGACCGGGCGGTGGAGGAACTGCCCGCGCTGGCGGACCACATCGGCGAGGACCTGGAGCTGTCCAAGCGGCTGCACGCGCGCGGTCTCGGCGTGGCGTTGTGCGAGGTGCCGGCGGTGGTGCCCCTGGCCGCGGGAGACTGGGACGCGGCCCTGGCCCGCTTCACGCGCTGGATGCAGGTGTTGCGCAGCCACCGGCCCGGGCTCTACCCGACGGTGCCCCTGCTGTTCACGCCCACGTGGCCGCTGCTGGTGCTCGGCATGGCGGTGGGCTCGCCGGGCCTCTTGGGGTGCGTGGCGGCGCTGGTGGCCGTGCGCACCTTGTTGTCCTGGCGGCTCGCGTGGCTCAGCGCTCCCGGAGCCCACGCGGGGGGCTCCGAGGGCGGAGCGCTCCGCTTCGCGCTGGATTGGTTGTTGGGCGAGGCCCTGTTGCTCGCCGCCTTCGTCCGCTCCCTCGCGCACCCCCCGCGGGTGACGTGGCGGGGGCGCGTCTATGCGTTGCACCCAGGAGGCCGGATGTCACCCGGATGGACGGAATTGAAGCAGGAGGGCGGGGTATGA
- a CDS encoding dienelactone hydrolase family protein produces MGATNSNGTPNLQNQVEKWGLQLASRGIVALAVDSFTRRRLSMAPDADSALWQDQCSGKQYAGRVNPYTTRVLDAQAARAWLVTDSRINATRVGLLGWSHGAQAAMVEAAEKPTNTLFRTTVLFYPGCGSDLGFGTPGASTWRPHHELRFNIGTEDDFFFNCQSRATTAQSTYGSTPGSGHELVFIPYTDAEHGFDGESQTWPTSTTPCSTPDMCAMRDADLDSLAFLLSRL; encoded by the coding sequence GTGGGCGCCACCAACTCCAATGGCACCCCCAACCTGCAGAACCAGGTGGAGAAGTGGGGCTTGCAACTGGCGTCGCGAGGCATCGTCGCCCTGGCGGTCGACAGCTTCACCCGGCGCAGGCTGTCCATGGCCCCCGACGCGGACAGCGCCCTGTGGCAGGACCAGTGTTCGGGCAAGCAGTACGCGGGACGGGTCAATCCCTATACCACCCGCGTGTTGGATGCCCAGGCGGCACGGGCCTGGCTGGTGACGGACAGCCGCATCAACGCGACGCGGGTGGGCCTCCTGGGCTGGTCCCATGGCGCGCAGGCGGCCATGGTGGAGGCGGCGGAGAAGCCGACGAACACCCTCTTCCGCACGACGGTGCTGTTCTATCCAGGGTGTGGCTCGGACCTGGGCTTTGGCACCCCGGGCGCGAGCACCTGGCGGCCGCACCATGAGCTGCGCTTCAACATCGGCACCGAGGACGACTTCTTCTTCAACTGCCAATCCCGCGCGACCACGGCCCAGTCCACCTACGGCTCCACGCCGGGCAGTGGACACGAGTTGGTGTTCATCCCATACACAGACGCCGAGCACGGTTTCGATGGCGAATCGCAGACCTGGCCTACGTCCACGACGCCCTGCTCGACGCCGGATATGTGCGCCATGAGGGACGCGGACCTCGACTCCCTGGCCTTCTTGTTGTCACGTCTTTGA